Proteins encoded together in one Elusimicrobiota bacterium window:
- a CDS encoding inorganic phosphate transporter, translating into MDFFLILFLVFLALTFDFLNGFHDSANSIATVVSTRVLSPKYAVMWAAFFNFIAFLFFGLHVANTIGKGIIDITIVDKYVIFGTLMGACIWDLITWWLGLPTSSSHALIGGLIGAALVKTGPKALVMSGIIKTVAFIFISPVFGFLLGFVFCYVIYMIFRKFNPTRIDNIFRKGQLVSAALYSLGHGGNDAQKTMGIIASLLFSAGYLGSHFYVPFWVVITCHAAIALGTMFGGWKIVKTMGQKIVKLKPVDGFCAETGAAMMLYIASGFGIPVSTTHTITGSIMGVGSVRRFSAVKWGVAGQIVWAWLLTIPIAALISAGSYALIIFVRSMIIK; encoded by the coding sequence ATGGATTTTTTCCTTATACTTTTTTTAGTATTTTTAGCGTTAACGTTTGATTTCCTTAATGGCTTCCATGATTCTGCGAATTCCATCGCAACAGTAGTGTCAACCCGTGTGTTATCTCCGAAGTATGCGGTTATGTGGGCTGCGTTTTTCAATTTTATTGCGTTTCTGTTTTTTGGGTTACATGTTGCAAACACGATCGGGAAAGGGATAATTGATATCACAATCGTTGATAAATATGTGATTTTTGGGACTCTTATGGGTGCATGTATTTGGGATCTTATCACTTGGTGGTTGGGTTTACCAACGAGCTCGTCACACGCTTTGATCGGAGGATTAATCGGAGCGGCTTTAGTAAAAACTGGCCCCAAGGCGTTGGTAATGAGCGGGATAATAAAAACAGTAGCATTTATTTTTATATCTCCTGTATTTGGTTTTTTACTGGGATTTGTGTTTTGTTATGTCATTTACATGATATTCAGGAAGTTTAATCCTACAAGGATTGACAATATATTTCGTAAAGGACAGTTAGTCTCCGCTGCGTTATACAGCCTCGGACATGGAGGCAATGACGCGCAAAAAACTATGGGTATAATCGCAAGCCTGCTTTTCAGCGCTGGATATCTCGGCTCACATTTTTACGTACCTTTTTGGGTCGTAATCACCTGCCACGCTGCAATAGCATTAGGTACAATGTTCGGTGGATGGAAAATAGTGAAAACCATGGGTCAAAAAATTGTTAAGTTAAAACCGGTAGATGGTTTTTGCGCAGAAACTGGCGCTGCTATGATGCTGTATATTGCGTCGGGATTTGGGATACCCGTGAGTACCACACATACAATCACAGGTTCAATAATGGGAGTTGGATCGGTACGAAGGTTCAGCGCAGTGAAGTGGGGTGTGGCGGGA
- a CDS encoding DUF47 family protein: protein MGFNLMPKDENFQGMFSRTSKNVVEAAKTFHQLVKNWDAGSPLIDKIHEIEHEGDLIRHELVDKLNRTFITPIDREDIYALSGELDDIIDMIQAVMDRMKIYRIRKIDDGLVKLAEILERSAVLVDKAICEMDDKKKVTRVMDYCIEINQLENEGDNMFKKLLADLFDGDDASKNPLEVIKWKETYEAVEAALDKCENVACTIESIVVKGN from the coding sequence ATGGGATTTAATTTAATGCCGAAAGATGAAAATTTTCAGGGAATGTTTTCGCGTACGTCAAAAAATGTGGTGGAAGCTGCGAAAACGTTTCATCAACTAGTGAAAAACTGGGATGCAGGAAGCCCGTTGATTGACAAAATCCATGAGATCGAACACGAAGGCGATCTTATCCGGCACGAGTTGGTAGACAAACTCAATCGCACGTTTATCACGCCGATCGACCGCGAAGATATATACGCGCTTAGCGGCGAGCTGGATGATATTATCGATATGATTCAGGCTGTTATGGACCGTATGAAAATTTATCGTATAAGAAAAATTGATGACGGGTTGGTAAAACTTGCCGAGATATTGGAACGATCGGCAGTACTAGTGGATAAAGCGATATGTGAGATGGACGACAAGAAAAAAGTTACCCGCGTAATGGATTATTGTATTGAAATTAACCAGTTGGAAAATGAAGGCGATAATATGTTTAAAAAACTTTTAGCCGACCTTTTTGACGGTGATGACGCGTCAAAAAACCCGTTGGAAGTTATTAAATGGAAGGAAACATATGAAGCAGTAGAAGCGGCATTGGATAAATGCGAGAACGTGGCGTGTACAATCGAAAGTATCGTCGTAAAGGGGAATTAA